The Quercus lobata isolate SW786 chromosome 4, ValleyOak3.0 Primary Assembly, whole genome shotgun sequence genome segment ATTCCATAGCCATTTCCCGGATAACGTTATCATATATATACCAATTATCAAATGCATCTACGAAACTTTCACCTTTTGAcaataataggaaaaaagaaaatactgcTCTACCTccacttcaaaaaataaaaataaagaatagagACGGTTAAGAAAGCTCATTTATCACCATTTTGACATATAACCTCTAAAATAACCATGAATTTATCGGCACAAGCAATCCATACTGAAGAGGGCAAAACTGAGTTGTCATAGGAGAGTTAAGTAGTTCTAAAGAAAACTCATTCATTTAGTAGGAAAATTAAATAGTAGGATATTTTTCTATGTGAACCCATCATATCTTAAACCTGTTTTGCATCATGATACCACAATCAATAATCAGTATAAATTACCTTAGAAGCATTGCCCACAAGCTCACTTTGAAGCCTTATGACTTTTTCTTCTGCATCATATTCCCCTTTCTGGAATGGATACAAATATAACATCAACACCGCATTCATCCCCAAACAGAGAACAATGATATATGTGAACTGCTTATGATTTCATATTacataaattaaagaaaagatagCTTCTTGATTCCCAGAATTTTGCATCAAATCAAAGAATCAAATTTGACCCATTTCTTCATTGTTTGAAATAATAATCCAagtcagaaaagaaaaaagagagataatgACTATTAAGTTTAGAATTGATGAGTAGGCACAAAAAACATAGATAAGTAGTGCTACCCTGCAGTACCTACCAGGACTTCAACAAGGCCAGTGCTTTGAGCAATGACAACTTCAATGGTACCATCGGGTCTGGGTCTCCAATAGCCACTCTCAGAGTGCATGGGCTCCCCAGAATGGAGTTTCCAAGTCTTCTGGGAGTAAGCAATGACGGGCTTGGAAGAGTTGTGAGAGAAATGAAGCTCTTCGATGTAAGAGAAGGAATTGATGGTGGGAAAACCACCTTCTCCTTGGCCTCTCCATGTTCCCAGCAGATATGATATTGGTGCTATTCCTGGGTGTACGGCCGatgctgatgatgatgaagatggtgctggtgttggtgttggtgttgggcTCTCCATTGTTCTTCAACTTGACTTTCTACTCCTGTTCCTTGGATATAGCTTTGGGATTTACATTTGCTTTTCcacctttgttttttgttttttttgttttttttgtttttgtttttgtttttgtttttgttttgtttttttgtttattttttaaccattaaTGTAGAAGTTTCAAGGGACACATAGGCAAAATTGCATTAAGGTTGAATGAGtgtaaaaatacttaaaaataaaaactttaatttttttttttttttggttttaccTTCACTTAAACAGTCATCTATAGGTTCTATACTCTCTCTAATagtaaatttggaatttttttctaatccttttctttttgggaaatttttaaaatatttttttaactatttagaGGAAAGCAGAataaatagtttaaattttaggGTAAGtgtgtattattttaaattacaagagAGCTGAGTATAATAATAGAAAACCTCAGTATATTATTATAAGCTACTAAAAACTATGAGATTCTCAAACATGTACTAAGTATTCAAGTCGTGCTAAAGAAGACCGTATGGTAGTGCTCagttttggtttgtttactaTTGTAATCAATGAGTGGCAATTTAATCAATGAGTTGTTTTTCAACATCATTTCCTCTTAAATGAACCCCTAATTTAGATAGAATAGTGGAGTGGATATTATTACAATTCTCTCAAATTAGAATGTTTGTAATTTAGTAATTTGAAattgggggtggggggaggggATTGTAAAAAGCTCTGTGAAAGATTATGATAGGGAAAATGTAATTTGCCCTTAAAAAAATGGTGACATGGTAATGTAGTGATATTGCTTTAGTGACATGCAATTTGTGCAATGTGTCTtgatccaaaaacaaaaaatgaaataaataaataatttacgTCATGAAACAAGTTACCCACAATGAAATTACTGCCCAATTCTGTTAGTTTTAGTTTAAGCTAAATTTGGTAAGTTATAGAGTTTGAATTGAAGGATAGAGAGAACTAAGTGCCTATCCATCCGTCTTCACTCAtgaccttttctttcttttctctttccttccTGTTACAAGTTTGAaacactctctctttttctccttgACACTCACacaaattgatttatttatttatttttttgctttattattattattttttatatacaaaatataaaattgagatTTTCTAATTGTAGTTCTGTTATTAGTCTCTCAATTTTGTTCCACAAATTTCTCTTAAAAATTGTCACTCCTGATGATGGGTGGTGCATGGTGGTTCAATCAAGAACAAGTTCCAACTCATTCACTCTCAACACCcagtttccttttcctttctctttccctCCCTCCCTTTACTCCctctcctcttttttctctcccaaattccAACAAAAAGTTGTTCCCTTTCATTCATATTATTCAACACAAATGCAATGACTTGTCAggaacacaaacaaaaaaaattacaacttgGTTCCTCTTGCTGCTATCATTGTTCAATTTCTGGTTTGTCCTGCATTCCCTTCCATATTTTATCATATTGGTCTCTGCTAGTTTTGCATTTGCATTGATCTTTTCcctgtttttgtgtgtgtgtgcgcttCTTGTTGTATTGTTTTTTGCCTGTccgcatttttttttaatccaactatgactttttgttttgtgtgttgTGTCATACCATAACGTGCATGCCACTCATGTTGATTTGGTATGCATAATACATGTTTCAAAAGTTGGTAGCTTTTGCAATGGACTTATTTGTTTGACAAGTTCTTATTCATTGCAAAATTTCATCCACGTAAAGGAGTTTAGGCTCATAAATGATTATTATGGATACATGTATAGAAGAATTGGCAACTGCATTGTCCACAAGGTTTATAGATTATGATTCATTTGAATGGAGGATCTAGTTGCTGATTAATCTGAGAATATTGTATTGATACACAAGATCTCGAATGTCCAACCTTTCAATACACACAAGATCACATCATGTCATCTGTTACAAATTTGttatgcattttattttggGAGAAATATTCATATCTATACAAATCTTGTCAGAGCTCCTGCTGAGTGGTGGTGTTTCGTAGCCTTAAAAATGTCATCAAAGCCTGTCAAGAGGCCAGACTCATCTGAGGTAAATATGCTCTATATCTAGACTCGTTCATGCACTATCATTCTTTTTAGAAACAAATCTGACAATAGACATGATATTATTGTTTGAAATGGATTACTCTTCAATGAAATTATTGAGAAGAGGAAATAAAACTGTAAATTAGTCTAGactaattatttaaacaagtgaagaattacatattgtgataaaaataaaattttcatttgttaaTACAGATGAGCCACATTTCATCTGAAAAAGCACCATGGGGACCCAAAAAGATGGTTGATGTTGCAAATAGTGCTGCTGGTTCAGACAATCACTTACTGTATGAGCCGAAAAAACTCGATAAAGTAGCAAAAGCTTATGTTGATTCATCTCAAGATCCAACAAGTAAACCTGGACAGAAGGATCCAAAGTCCAGAAGGAAACCAAATTTGACAATTGACCCACCATCTGATCTCAGAAACTTGGAGCAGCCAGTTGGCAAGTTTGTTTCTAATTCCAAC includes the following:
- the LOC115986643 gene encoding UPF0678 fatty acid-binding protein-like protein At1g79260; this encodes MESPTPTPTPAPSSSSSASAVHPGIAPISYLLGTWRGQGEGGFPTINSFSYIEELHFSHNSSKPVIAYSQKTWKLHSGEPMHSESGYWRPRPDGTIEVVIAQSTGLVEVLKGEYDAEEKVIRLQSELVGNASKVEKITRIFQLIGGDLSYVVQMATNATSLQPHLKASLKKL